A DNA window from Vigna angularis cultivar LongXiaoDou No.4 chromosome 1, ASM1680809v1, whole genome shotgun sequence contains the following coding sequences:
- the LOC108347518 gene encoding thioredoxin domain-containing protein PLP3A produces the protein MDPNAVKSTLSNLAFGNVMAAAARDYQKELLAQQKAGASSSVNEEVDLDELMDDPELEKLHAERIAALKKEVEKREEWKKKGHGEYREVTEGDFLGEVTGSEKVICHFYHKEFYRCKIIDKHLKSLAPKHIDTKFIKLDAENAPFFVTKLAVKTLPCVILFRQGVAVDRLVGFQDLGGKDDFTTRTLEALLIKKGIIAEKKDEDDEDDEYLDSTRRVVRSSTIAGSDSE, from the exons ATGGATCCGAACGCGGTGAAGTCCACTCTGTCCAATTTGGCTTTTGGAAACGTAATGGCAGCAGCTGCCCGTGATTATCAGAAG GAATTGCTTGCTCAACAGAAGGCCGGGGCATCAAGTTCAGTAAATGAGGAGGTTGACCTTGATGAGTTGATGGAT GATCCTGAGTTGGAAAAGTTGCATGCAGAAAGGATTGCAGCTCTTAAG AAAGAAGTAGAGAAGCGAGAGGAATGGAAGAAGAAAGGTCATGGAGAATACAGGGAAGTAACAGAGGGTGATTTCTTAGGCGAAGTCACTGGAAGTGAAAAGGTGATTTGTCACTTCTACCATAAGGAGTTCTATAGATGCAA GATAATTGATAAGCATTTAAAGTCCCTTGCGCCAAAGCATATTGATACAAAATTCATCAAGCTTGATGCAGAG AATGCGCCTTTCTTTGTTACAAAACTGGCTGTCAAGACTTTGCCTTGTGTCATACTGTTCAG ACAAGGAGTTGCAGTAGATAGATTGGTAGGATTTCAAGATCTGGGAGGGAAAGATGATTTTACTACAAGAACACTGGAGGCTCTGCTGATAAAGAAAG GTATAATTGCCGAGAAAAAagatgaggatgatgaagatgatgaatatCTTGACAGTACACGCAGAGTAGTTAGATCCTCCACAATTGCTGGTTCTGATTCTGAATAA